The Pyrus communis chromosome 9, drPyrComm1.1, whole genome shotgun sequence genome has a segment encoding these proteins:
- the LOC137744281 gene encoding uncharacterized protein yields the protein MEKMKSRLQFDFIFSVPSRGRSGGLRVVWKEETNLSLRSYSQNHIDLEVGGLGDALHWRLTFFYGYPAEADRYKSWQLLENLHANLALLWCCIGDFNEILRADEQEGGDLRGKRQMKGFRDTVMNCQLKDLGFTGYKFTRATTRGGGIKVRLDRALANQAWIDLFPRFRVVHLNPTSSVHIPILFDWAAKKVVKKRGTFRYDDSWSVQDGCAEAVREGWKSTYHGSPMYLVTENVKATFVQLMNWAKNTTRTLPRDITATEDKLNCLFGQPFNETTIAQRIELYLEIHSLLAQEEAFWRQRSQENWLRMGTKTPNFSIKKPTDDKEEIGCMDCLMLMECGTMVKQVWRILL from the coding sequence ATGGAGAAGATGAAATCACGAttacaatttgattttattttttcagttccTAGTCGTGGGCGTTCAGGAGGTTTGAGAGTCGTGTGGAAAGAGGAAACGAATCTCTCACTACGATCTTACTCCCAAAATCATATTGATTTGGAGGTAGGAGGATTGGGGGATGCGCTTCATTGGAGATTGACTTTTTTCTATGGGTATCCTGCTGAAGCTGATCGTTATAAGTCCTGGCAACTCCTCGAAAATCTCCATGCAAACTTGGCTTTGTTGTGGTGTTGTATAGGagattttaatgaaattctaaGAGCAGATGAGCAAGAAGGTGGAGACTTGCGGGGCAAGAGACAAATGAAGGGCTTTCGAGATACGGTGATGAATTGTCAACTTAAAGACTTGGGTTTTACGGGGTATAAGTTCACCAGGGCAACAACAAGGGGTGGAGGTATTAAAGTGAGGTTGGACCGTGCCTTAGCTAATCAGGCGTGGATTGACCTATTCCCGAGGTTCAGAGTTGTTCATTTGAATCCTACTTCCTCCGTTCATATCCcaattttgtttgattgggcagCCAAGAAAGTAGTTAAGAAAAGAGGAACATTCCGCTATGACGACAGTTGGTCCGTTCAAGATGGCTGTGCCGAAGCAGTGAGGGAGGGGTGGAAGTCTACGTACCATGGTTCTCCGATGTACCTAGTAACAGAAAATGTGAAAGCAACATTTGTCCAGTTAATGAATTGGGCAAAGAATACTACGAGAACTCTCCCTAGGGATATTACAGCCACGGAAGACAAGTTGAACTGTTTGTTTGGACAACCTTTTAATGAAACCACCATTGCGCAGCGAATAGAGTTATATTTGGAGATTCACTCTTTACTTGCCCAAGAGGAAGCCTTTTGGAGACAGAGATCGCAAGAGAATTGGCTACGTATGGGGACCAAAACACCAAATTTTTCCATCAAAAAGCCAACAGATGACAAAGAAGAAATTGGTTGCATGGACTGTTTGATGCTAATGGAGTGTGGTACGATGGTAAAACAGGTATGGAGAATATTATTGTAG